One part of the Leptolyngbya sp. FACHB-261 genome encodes these proteins:
- a CDS encoding VOC family protein gives MSDLGLTHVAIPVTNLDATIDFYARYARMQVVHRRKEETGDEVAWITDQTRPFVIVLLQKPEVEHQILPPAHLGVACESREAVDRLCEQARQEGCLRDGPADAGAPIGYWAFVADPDGHTLELTFGQEVTFTVEHAEAAQASA, from the coding sequence ATGTCTGATCTGGGCCTGACCCATGTGGCGATACCGGTCACCAATCTCGATGCCACCATTGATTTCTATGCAAGATATGCGCGGATGCAGGTCGTTCACCGACGCAAAGAGGAAACCGGTGATGAAGTGGCCTGGATTACCGACCAGACCCGTCCCTTCGTGATTGTGCTGCTGCAAAAACCTGAAGTTGAACATCAAATCCTACCGCCTGCCCATCTAGGTGTGGCCTGCGAAAGCCGGGAAGCAGTGGATCGGCTCTGTGAACAAGCTCGTCAGGAGGGTTGCCTGCGCGATGGACCTGCCGATGCCGGCGCACCGATTGGCTACTGGGCCTTCGTCGCCGACCCAGATGGCCATACCCTGGAACTGACCTTTGGACAGGAAGTTACCTTTACCGTTGAGCACGCTGAAGCGGCGCAAGCTTCGGCGTAG